From one Rosa rugosa chromosome 4, drRosRugo1.1, whole genome shotgun sequence genomic stretch:
- the LOC133745608 gene encoding agamous-like MADS-box protein AGL12: MARGKVQMKKIENPVHRQVTFCKRRAGLLKKAKELSVLCDADIGVLIYSSHGKLFELATKGTMQGLIERYMKMKPARVPQAETAMETQTLDAKKEINLLKQEMEILQKGLRYMFGGGAGTMSLDELQVLEKHLELWIYHVRSAKMDILLQEIQLLRNSEGILTAANKYLQDKIEENSGVSNLIPMASDSPYPLTIPNDDIISILGSNFGLNYK, from the exons ATGGCTCGTGGAAAGGTTCAGATGAAGAAGATCGAGAACCCGGTGCACCGACAGGTTACCTTCTGCAAGCGCCGAGCAGGGCTTCTGAAGAAGGCCAAGGAGCTTTCTGTGCTGTGTGATGCAGATATTGGAGTTCTTATTTACTCCTCCCATGGAAAGCTCTTTGAGCTAGCCACCAAAGG AACCATGCAAGGGCTTATTGAAAGGTACATGAAAATGAAGCCTGCTCGAGTACCTCAGGCTGAAACAGCCATGGAAACCCAGACTCTG GATGCAAAAAAAGAGATTAACTTGCTGAAACAAGAGATGGAAATACTACAAAAAGGTCTCAG GTATATGTTTGGAGGAGGTGCTGGGACAATGTCTTTGGATGAACTACAAGTGCTTGAAAAACATCTTGAACTTTGGATTTACCACGTGCGCTCGGCAAAG ATGGACATTTTGCTCCAAGAGATTCAGCTATTGAGGAATTCA GAAGGAATACTGACAGCTGCAAATAAGTATCTTCAAGacaag ATTGAAGAGAACAGTGGAGTTTCTAACCTTATACCAATGGCCTCTGATAGCCCATATCCACTAACCATACCAAATGATGACATAATTTCAATCCTAGGAAGCAACTTTGGCTTGAATTATAAATGA